A DNA window from Maribellus comscasis contains the following coding sequences:
- the atpE gene encoding ATP synthase F0 subunit C: MLSAILTVLLQAAAGATIGKMGAALGAGLAAIGAGMGIGKIGASAMEAIARQPEASGDIRSNMIVSAALIEGVAFFAVIICALVIFV; encoded by the coding sequence ATGTTATCAGCAATTTTAACTGTATTGCTACAAGCGGCCGCCGGTGCAACCATCGGTAAAATGGGTGCTGCTTTGGGAGCTGGGTTAGCTGCAATTGGTGCAGGTATGGGTATCGGTAAAATCGGTGCCAGTGCTATGGAAGCTATCGCCCGCCAGCCCGAAGCCAGTGGCGACATTCGCTCTAACATGATCGTTTCTGCAGCGTTGATTGAAGGTGTTGCCTTCTTTGCTGTGATCATTTGTGCACTCGTTATTTTCGTTTAG
- a CDS encoding tetratricopeptide repeat protein, with product MLKIFISILVFIQWANVLPAENSPGDSIINMAKNYIRKSQPDAAIPLLIHLIDSSRYDETIIKANINLAEAYRQKKEYKKGIDLIKFILKKYKLADDDLAFAYNRIAALYNESEDRQLHGKDSAIYYSERCIKLAEQTGNINLLATSQNEIAYAYRTKRDLQRSLDYCQKAYTNFIDLRMYEYAINVAINLSGTYIDLHEYDKALEVNEEAFQLFSEDLNKNLYMRLYLNKAHVYQMMEDYKNAFEAMGTARSMQKTYYEDRIRFQINEMSAKYDLQTKEFQIKEIEANQKIIAQQKKYLSIILIIVVFTFVITLLTIYLKRKNSIQKEKLTEQENLRLKLSLDAKERELHYKNRELSEAISATISINETLKSIKLLLNPDSNGKAIKAINGTLNRNLNWEKFQVTFNEVYPAFFVHLNERYPALTKNEKRLCAFLLMDMKTSEIANLMNISETSVSKNRNRLRKKLGLEGSIDITAFFKTFV from the coding sequence GTGCTAAAAATCTTTATTTCCATTTTAGTTTTTATTCAATGGGCAAATGTGTTACCGGCAGAAAACTCACCTGGTGACAGCATTATCAATATGGCAAAAAATTACATTAGAAAATCACAACCCGATGCTGCAATTCCGCTTTTAATACATCTCATAGATAGCAGTAGATATGATGAAACTATAATTAAAGCTAATATCAATCTTGCTGAAGCATATCGCCAGAAAAAAGAGTATAAAAAAGGGATTGATCTGATTAAATTCATTCTGAAAAAATACAAATTGGCTGATGATGATTTAGCCTTTGCTTATAACCGGATAGCTGCTTTGTACAATGAATCCGAAGACAGGCAATTGCATGGAAAAGACAGTGCCATTTATTATTCAGAACGTTGCATAAAACTTGCAGAACAAACGGGAAATATTAATTTGCTTGCTACATCTCAAAATGAGATTGCATATGCATACCGGACAAAAAGGGATTTACAAAGATCATTGGACTATTGTCAAAAAGCTTATACAAATTTTATTGATTTGCGTATGTATGAATACGCTATAAATGTAGCTATTAATCTGAGTGGAACATATATCGATCTTCATGAATACGATAAAGCGCTTGAAGTAAATGAAGAAGCATTTCAATTGTTTTCAGAAGATTTAAATAAAAATCTTTACATGCGCTTATACTTGAATAAGGCACATGTATATCAAATGATGGAAGACTATAAAAATGCTTTTGAGGCTATGGGTACAGCCCGGAGTATGCAAAAAACCTATTACGAAGACCGAATCAGGTTTCAGATTAACGAAATGTCGGCCAAGTATGATTTGCAAACGAAGGAATTTCAGATTAAGGAAATTGAAGCTAACCAGAAAATAATTGCTCAACAAAAGAAGTATTTGTCTATTATTCTTATAATTGTGGTATTTACTTTTGTTATCACATTGCTTACTATTTACTTAAAGCGAAAGAACAGTATTCAAAAAGAAAAGTTAACAGAACAGGAAAACTTACGCCTTAAACTAAGCCTCGACGCGAAGGAAAGAGAATTGCACTATAAAAACAGGGAACTTTCAGAGGCTATTTCTGCCACAATTTCCATAAATGAAACACTAAAGTCAATCAAATTGCTGCTGAACCCCGATTCGAATGGGAAAGCTATAAAGGCTATAAACGGCACCCTGAACAGAAATCTGAACTGGGAGAAGTTTCAGGTAACTTTTAATGAAGTTTATCCTGCTTTTTTTGTCCATTTAAATGAGAGATATCCGGCGTTAACAAAAAATGAGAAACGACTTTGTGCATTTTTACTAATGGATATGAAGACGAGTGAAATTGCAAATCTTATGAACATTTCAGAAACATCGGTAAGTAAAAACAGAAACCGTTTGCGAAAAAAATTAGGATTGGAAGGCAGCATTGATATTACGGCATTCTTTAAGACTTTTGTGTAA
- a CDS encoding T9SS type A sorting domain-containing protein, whose amino-acid sequence MRFQVFFLMFLCSLVTYGQDIVLSSKMMATSGTSQNFNAVNISRWSLGEVHSLTFGDNRIAEINKVGWDVTSYPNPFTSELSLDFQIAKEMKVEIKVVDINGKKVYSQNNWSVLKGQTIQLNLEYLVSGTYLIFVLPEDEKVMKVFKVQKSR is encoded by the coding sequence ATGAGATTTCAAGTATTTTTTCTGATGTTTCTGTGTTCTCTTGTGACCTATGGTCAGGATATTGTTTTAAGTTCCAAAATGATGGCCACAAGTGGGACAAGCCAAAATTTTAATGCCGTGAATATTTCCCGATGGAGCTTGGGAGAAGTTCATTCGTTAACATTCGGCGATAATAGAATTGCCGAAATAAACAAAGTTGGGTGGGATGTCACTTCTTATCCGAACCCCTTTACCAGCGAATTGAGCCTTGATTTTCAGATTGCAAAAGAAATGAAAGTTGAAATCAAGGTAGTGGATATAAATGGGAAAAAAGTCTATTCTCAAAATAACTGGTCGGTACTGAAAGGACAGACAATTCAACTCAATTTGGAATATCTCGTTTCAGGTACTTATCTCATTTTTGTGTTGCCTGAAGATGAAAAGGTTATGAAAGTTTTTAAGGTTCAGAAAAGTCGATAA
- the atpB gene encoding F0F1 ATP synthase subunit A: MLKTAKIFGIFLALSVISSVPALAQHAEEHTAHAEESHGDGSHEEESFNAGEFVIEHVSDAHDWHIVSFGDTHISIPLPIIVYSKKPEWHDGKSFHVFMSSKFHHGHADYKGFRLSQTEENKGKIVELDEQGQEAGKPTDISITKTVAGILVSVVILIWVLLAVASSAKKNKGKAPSGLQNALEPIIVFIRDEVAKPAIGEKKYEKFMPFLLTVFFFILINNFMGLIPIPPFGANVTGNIAVTMVLALFTFAITTISGNKHYWKEIYNPDVPWWLKFPLPLMPIVELSGVITKPFVLMVRLFANMMAGHMIVTVFVSLIFIFASLFNAGVGLAASPISVAFSVFILMLDVLVSFIQAYVFTLLSALYFGMATADHH, encoded by the coding sequence ATGCTGAAAACCGCGAAGATATTTGGGATATTTCTTGCCTTGTCAGTGATTTCTTCTGTGCCGGCTTTAGCGCAACATGCAGAAGAACATACAGCACATGCGGAAGAATCACATGGTGATGGCTCTCACGAAGAAGAATCGTTTAACGCCGGGGAATTTGTGATTGAGCACGTTTCCGATGCACACGACTGGCATATCGTTTCGTTTGGCGATACGCATATAAGCATTCCGCTGCCAATAATTGTTTACAGCAAAAAACCGGAATGGCACGATGGCAAAAGTTTTCATGTTTTTATGTCATCCAAATTTCATCACGGCCATGCGGATTATAAAGGATTTCGTCTTTCACAAACCGAAGAAAATAAAGGAAAAATTGTAGAGCTTGACGAACAAGGGCAGGAAGCAGGTAAACCTACTGATATTTCAATTACCAAAACAGTTGCCGGAATATTGGTTTCGGTTGTTATTTTGATTTGGGTTTTGCTTGCCGTTGCTTCATCAGCAAAGAAAAACAAAGGGAAAGCTCCTTCAGGATTACAAAATGCTTTGGAGCCAATTATTGTTTTTATTCGTGATGAAGTTGCAAAGCCCGCTATTGGTGAAAAGAAATACGAAAAATTTATGCCATTTCTTCTCACTGTTTTCTTTTTTATTCTGATCAACAATTTTATGGGTTTGATACCTATTCCGCCATTTGGTGCAAATGTAACAGGTAATATTGCTGTAACGATGGTTTTGGCATTATTCACTTTTGCAATTACTACCATTAGCGGAAACAAACATTACTGGAAAGAAATTTATAACCCGGATGTACCATGGTGGTTAAAATTTCCTTTGCCATTAATGCCGATTGTTGAACTATCGGGAGTAATTACAAAACCGTTTGTTTTGATGGTACGACTTTTTGCCAACATGATGGCCGGTCATATGATTGTTACGGTTTTTGTGAGTCTGATTTTTATTTTCGCCAGTTTATTTAATGCTGGTGTTGGATTGGCTGCAAGCCCGATATCAGTTGCATTTTCAGTGTTCATTTTAATGCTGGATGTACTGGTTTCGTTTATACAAGCTTATGTTTTTACACTGTTGTCGGCACTCTATTTTGGAATGGCGACAGCAGATCATCATTAA